One Macadamia integrifolia cultivar HAES 741 unplaced genomic scaffold, SCU_Mint_v3 scaffold1185, whole genome shotgun sequence DNA segment encodes these proteins:
- the LOC122063046 gene encoding pentatricopeptide repeat-containing protein At1g32415, mitochondrial, with the protein MLQTGSSHGVVSWTSMLSKFAKEGFIDEAEALFEVMPERNLVTYNAMLSAYVHSGRVADACRFFEGMPERNVVSWTSLLCGLTHCGRIAVAKKLFNVMPDKNVVTWNSMITGLIRSGDLVEARRMFDMMPIRNQVSWNVMIAGYAENCRMEEARILFDAMPDRNVVTWTTLAAGYCRAGDLHKGYYIFQRMPERNVVSWTAMIGGFAWNGFYKEALLLFLEMRTSQDMKPNEETFISLIYACSGVGFPRLGKQVHAHLILNGFDCDDYDGRLSKSLIHMYSGFGMMDFADHSFTKNSNNYTIQSYNSMINGFIRIGELRRAQYLFDTMPYRDEISWTSMITGYFSAGNVSEACCLFSKMPRRDAVTWTVMISGHIQNELFAEAIFIFSEMRVNGVTPLDSTYSSLLGAAGAMAYLDQGKQLHGMVMKTQYKLDTILENSLISMYAKCGEIDTAHHIFSDMTSRDIVTWNTMIVGFSHHGLANKALKLFEVMQDSGTCPNSVTFLGILSACSHAGMVDRGLEVFDSMSKEHSIQPGVEHYVSMIDLLGRAGKVEEAEELVLRLPFEPGLEVWGALLGICGLGKMNPAVAIRAAEQVLQLDPFNAPAHVLLCNIYASIGMQCEEGMLRKTIGKKGIRKVPGCSWIMVTGEVNIFLSGDKSHTQSDEIYSLLAGDHLRSKV; encoded by the coding sequence ATGCTTCAAACAGGCAGTAGTCATGGGGTTGTTAGCTGGACTTCAATGCTCTCTAAATTTGCTAAAGAAGGTTTCATTGATGAAGCTGAAGCACTCTTCGAAGTCATGCCGGAAAGGAACCTTGTCACTTATAATGCAATGCTGTCTGCGTATGTGCATTCTGGTAGGGTAGCTGATGCTTGTCGGTTCTTTGAAGGAATGCCTGAAAGAAATGTAGTGTCTTGGACTTCCTTGCTGTGTGGGTTAACACATTGTGGAAGAATCGCTGTTGCTAAAAAATTGTTTAATGTTATGCCTGATAAGAATGTAGTCACTTGGAATTCAATGATCACAGGTTTGATCAGAAGTGGTGACCTAGTGGAGGCTCGAAGAATGTTTGATATGATGCCGATTAGAAATCAGGTTTCTTGGAATGTAATGATCGCAGGTTATGCAGAAAACTGTAGAATGGAAGAAGCGAGAATTCTGTTTGATGCAATGCCAGATCGTAATGTTGTCACTTGGACTACTTTAGCTGCTGGTTATTGTAGAGCTGGTGATCTTCATAAGGGATATTACATTTTTCAGAGAATGCCTGAGAGGAATGTCGTCTCTTGGACAGCCATGATAGGAGGGTTTGCTTGGAATGGTTTCTATAAGGAGGCATTGTTGCTTTTCCTTGAAATGAGAACTTCTCAAGACATGAAACCAAATGAAGAGACGTTCATTTCGCTGATCTATGCCTGTTCAGGTGTTGGTTTTCCTCGGCTTGGTAAGCAGGTACATGCTCACCTAATTTTGAATGGGTTTGACTGTGATGACTATGATGGGCGGCTGTCGAAGAGCTTAATTCACATGTACTCTGGGTTTGGTATGATGGATTTTGCAGATCATAGTTTCACCAAGAACTCAAACAACTATACTATTCAGTCTTACAATTCTATGATAAATGGTTTCATTCGCATTGGAGAGTTGCGGAGAGCCCAATACTTATTTGACACCATGCCTTATCGAGATGAGATATCATGGACTTCTATGATCACTGGTTATTTTAGTGCTGGCAATGTATCAGAGGCATGTTGTCTATTTAGCAAAATGCCCAGGAGAGATGCCGTTACATGGACAGTAATGATATCAGGGCACATCCAGAATGAACTCTTTGCTGAGGCTATCTTCATATTCTCAGAAATGCGTGTTAATGGGGTAACGCCTCTAGATTCCACATATTCCTCTCTTCTTGGAGCTGCAGGTGCAATGGCTTATCTTGATCAGGGCAAGCAGTTACATGGTATGGTGATGAAAACACAATACAAGCTGGATACAATCCTTGAGAATTCTTTGATTTCAATGTATGCAAAATGTGGAGAGATTGATACTGCACATCATATATTTTCTGACATGACATCCCGTGATATTGTTACTTGGAATACAATGATTGTGGGGTTTTCACATCATGGGCTAGCTAACAAGGCTCTGAAGCTCTTTGAAGTAATGCAAGATTCAGGGACTTGCCCAAACtctgttacattcttgggtATTCTATCAGCATGTAGCCATGCTGGCATGGTTGATCGAGGTTTGGAGGTTTTTGATTCAATGAGTAAGGAGCACTCAATTCAGCCAGGGGTGGAACATTATGTATCTATGATTGACCTATTGGGTCGAGCAGGTAAAGTTGAGGAAGCAGAGGAGCTTGTCTTGCGTCTACCTTTTGAGCCAGGTCTTGAAGTTTGGGGGGCACTGCTTGGTATATGTGGGCTTGGCAAGATGAACCCAGCAGTTGCTATACGTGCTGCTGAACAGGTCCTTCAGCTTGACCCATTTAATGCCCCGGCCCATGTATTGCTTTGCAACATATATGCATCTATTGGTATGCAATGTGAAGAGGGAATGCTGAGAAAAACAATAGGAAAAAAGGGGATAAGAAAAGTTCCTGGGTGCAGTTGGATAATGGTAACGGGAGAAGTTAACATTTTCTTGTCTGGGGACAAATCACATACACAGTCTGATGAGATATATTCTCTCTTGGCTGGTGATCATTTGAGAAGCAAAGTTTAG